The Castanea sativa cultivar Marrone di Chiusa Pesio chromosome 11, ASM4071231v1 genome contains a region encoding:
- the LOC142616689 gene encoding uncharacterized protein LOC142616689 isoform X2: MGNVYAAVFSKMLISDQNKVLALCPTGNPADDLVDIINKNRTAQKLSTLSDTPGLGCMALQYVELCKENCTSNNTVECKPSEDDFTEIFAPNCGVELPTIDTITGHIVGCQSKYLEPSLAFSQVLVKNKKSLSLLKNKSHTEVGVGMVGVHKGPFLWCVLFSSGKKNSTFVLEDHGIGIKQKNGCYSGSSIPCNGGQKKSAMWINIMFLGFLFVFHLQLL; this comes from the exons ATGGGGAATGTATACGCGGCTGTCTTTAGCAAAATGCTAATTTCTGACCAGAACAAA GTACTTGCTCTTTGTCCCACAGGAAATCCCGCAGATGATCTTGTGGATATCATCAACAAGAATCGAACTGCACAGAAGCTTTCAACACTAAGTGACACCCCCGGTCTTGGGTGCATGGCCTTGCAATATGTTGAATTATGCAAGGAGAACTGCACTAGCAACAACACTGTAGAGTGTAAACCTTCCGAAGACGACTTCACTGAAATTTTCGCTCCTAATTGCGGAGTAGAGCTACCTACTATTGACACCATAACTGGCCACATTGTGGGATGTCAATCAAAGTATCTTGAGCCATCATTAGCCTTTTCCCAAGTTCTTGTTAAGAACAAGAAATCTTTATCACTTCTGaaaaataaatcacatactGAAGTGGGAGTGGGCATGGTTGGGGTCCATAAAGGGCCTTTCCTTTGGTGTGTTTTATTCAGCAGTGGGAAGAAAAATTCTACATTTGTTCTTGAAGACCATGGCATAGGAATCAAGCAAAAGAATGGGTGCTATAGTGGAAGCAGTATTCCATGCAATGGGGGACAGAAGAAGAGTGCTATGTGGATTAACATCATGTTCTTGGgatttctatttgtttttcatttacAACTGCTGTAA
- the LOC142616689 gene encoding uncharacterized protein LOC142616689 isoform X3, with translation MEQNLFLFVVLLWGLFSFQESIRKGNPADDLVDIINKNRTAQKLSTLSDTPGLGCMALQYVELCKENCTSNNTVECKPSEDDFTEIFAPNCGVELPTIDTITGHIVGCQSKYLEPSLAFSQVLVKNKKSLSLLKNKSHTEVGVGMVGVHKGPFLWCVLFSSGKKNSTFVLEDHGIGIKQKNGCYSGSSIPCNGGQKKSAMWINIMFLGFLFVFHLQLL, from the exons ATG GAACAGAATTTATTCCTGTTTGTGGTTCTTTTGTGGGGTCTGTTTAGTTTTCAAGAAAGTATAAGGAAAG GAAATCCCGCAGATGATCTTGTGGATATCATCAACAAGAATCGAACTGCACAGAAGCTTTCAACACTAAGTGACACCCCCGGTCTTGGGTGCATGGCCTTGCAATATGTTGAATTATGCAAGGAGAACTGCACTAGCAACAACACTGTAGAGTGTAAACCTTCCGAAGACGACTTCACTGAAATTTTCGCTCCTAATTGCGGAGTAGAGCTACCTACTATTGACACCATAACTGGCCACATTGTGGGATGTCAATCAAAGTATCTTGAGCCATCATTAGCCTTTTCCCAAGTTCTTGTTAAGAACAAGAAATCTTTATCACTTCTGaaaaataaatcacatactGAAGTGGGAGTGGGCATGGTTGGGGTCCATAAAGGGCCTTTCCTTTGGTGTGTTTTATTCAGCAGTGGGAAGAAAAATTCTACATTTGTTCTTGAAGACCATGGCATAGGAATCAAGCAAAAGAATGGGTGCTATAGTGGAAGCAGTATTCCATGCAATGGGGGACAGAAGAAGAGTGCTATGTGGATTAACATCATGTTCTTGGgatttctatttgtttttcatttacAACTGCTGTAA
- the LOC142616689 gene encoding uncharacterized protein LOC142616689 isoform X1, producing MVVMKLCYCQWLVLCHLLLAAVVASKNHGNPADDLVDIINKNRTAQKLSTLSDTPGLGCMALQYVELCKENCTSNNTVECKPSEDDFTEIFAPNCGVELPTIDTITGHIVGCQSKYLEPSLAFSQVLVKNKKSLSLLKNKSHTEVGVGMVGVHKGPFLWCVLFSSGKKNSTFVLEDHGIGIKQKNGCYSGSSIPCNGGQKKSAMWINIMFLGFLFVFHLQLL from the exons ATGGTGGTGATGAAGCTCTGTTACTGTCAGTGGCTTGTTCTCTGTCATCTGCTACTGGCTGCTGTTGTGGCCTCCAAGAACCATG GAAATCCCGCAGATGATCTTGTGGATATCATCAACAAGAATCGAACTGCACAGAAGCTTTCAACACTAAGTGACACCCCCGGTCTTGGGTGCATGGCCTTGCAATATGTTGAATTATGCAAGGAGAACTGCACTAGCAACAACACTGTAGAGTGTAAACCTTCCGAAGACGACTTCACTGAAATTTTCGCTCCTAATTGCGGAGTAGAGCTACCTACTATTGACACCATAACTGGCCACATTGTGGGATGTCAATCAAAGTATCTTGAGCCATCATTAGCCTTTTCCCAAGTTCTTGTTAAGAACAAGAAATCTTTATCACTTCTGaaaaataaatcacatactGAAGTGGGAGTGGGCATGGTTGGGGTCCATAAAGGGCCTTTCCTTTGGTGTGTTTTATTCAGCAGTGGGAAGAAAAATTCTACATTTGTTCTTGAAGACCATGGCATAGGAATCAAGCAAAAGAATGGGTGCTATAGTGGAAGCAGTATTCCATGCAATGGGGGACAGAAGAAGAGTGCTATGTGGATTAACATCATGTTCTTGGgatttctatttgtttttcatttacAACTGCTGTAA
- the LOC142616689 gene encoding uncharacterized protein LOC142616689 isoform X4: MVLALCPTGNPADDLVDIINKNRTAQKLSTLSDTPGLGCMALQYVELCKENCTSNNTVECKPSEDDFTEIFAPNCGVELPTIDTITGHIVGCQSKYLEPSLAFSQVLVKNKKSLSLLKNKSHTEVGVGMVGVHKGPFLWCVLFSSGKKNSTFVLEDHGIGIKQKNGCYSGSSIPCNGGQKKSAMWINIMFLGFLFVFHLQLL, encoded by the exons ATG GTACTTGCTCTTTGTCCCACAGGAAATCCCGCAGATGATCTTGTGGATATCATCAACAAGAATCGAACTGCACAGAAGCTTTCAACACTAAGTGACACCCCCGGTCTTGGGTGCATGGCCTTGCAATATGTTGAATTATGCAAGGAGAACTGCACTAGCAACAACACTGTAGAGTGTAAACCTTCCGAAGACGACTTCACTGAAATTTTCGCTCCTAATTGCGGAGTAGAGCTACCTACTATTGACACCATAACTGGCCACATTGTGGGATGTCAATCAAAGTATCTTGAGCCATCATTAGCCTTTTCCCAAGTTCTTGTTAAGAACAAGAAATCTTTATCACTTCTGaaaaataaatcacatactGAAGTGGGAGTGGGCATGGTTGGGGTCCATAAAGGGCCTTTCCTTTGGTGTGTTTTATTCAGCAGTGGGAAGAAAAATTCTACATTTGTTCTTGAAGACCATGGCATAGGAATCAAGCAAAAGAATGGGTGCTATAGTGGAAGCAGTATTCCATGCAATGGGGGACAGAAGAAGAGTGCTATGTGGATTAACATCATGTTCTTGGgatttctatttgtttttcatttacAACTGCTGTAA